A portion of the Halogeometricum sp. S1BR25-6 genome contains these proteins:
- a CDS encoding RNA ligase partner protein: MAEHSPKQRFVLDTSLFLSEEIRTEGETLEAALYRLLDAIARAKLRLDVSCYMAPSVHAELVGILHDRGIDGEIETQLNTWVIKKHPARYEVMVPAAVVHEFVHEMSDRVDRGLRVSEEAVRRAGEEGEDPERVVSDLRTEYRTELRRGVLDSGEDFDLLILARELDAGVVTEDTGIVDWAEDFGLRYLRGRDFLPLLDAYLSGTGRDEPPN; encoded by the coding sequence ATGGCCGAACACTCGCCCAAGCAGCGCTTCGTCCTCGACACCTCCCTGTTCCTCTCCGAGGAGATACGGACCGAGGGCGAGACGCTGGAGGCCGCCCTGTACCGACTGCTCGACGCCATCGCGCGGGCGAAACTCCGACTGGACGTCTCCTGTTACATGGCGCCGTCGGTGCACGCCGAACTCGTCGGCATCCTCCACGACCGGGGTATCGACGGGGAGATAGAGACGCAGTTGAACACGTGGGTCATCAAGAAACACCCCGCGCGCTACGAGGTGATGGTCCCCGCGGCCGTCGTCCACGAGTTCGTTCACGAGATGTCCGACCGGGTGGACCGCGGCCTGCGCGTCTCCGAGGAGGCGGTCAGGCGCGCGGGCGAGGAGGGTGAGGACCCCGAACGGGTCGTCTCGGACCTGCGAACCGAGTACCGGACGGAACTCCGACGGGGCGTTCTCGACTCCGGGGAGGACTTCGACCTCCTCATCCTCGCGCGGGAACTCGACGCCGGCGTCGTCACCGAGGACACCGGCATCGTCGACTGGGCGGAGGACTTCGGCCTCCGGTACCTCCGCGGGCGGGACTTCCTCCCCCTCCTCGACGCGTACCTCTCGGGGACGGGGCGCGACGAGCCGCCGAATTAA
- a CDS encoding PrkA family serine protein kinase: MNGDIETLEGLSKHYKDSVPADLREAKSFGWYLDEVYEEPRIARNAHQRVADMFDYYGTEYDEDAGIVEYEMASQDPIHDGENTFYGREVHESIHEFVNKVKSGARGLGPEKRIKLLLGPVGSGKSHFDWMVRRYFEDYTMRDEGRMYTFRWTNLTDVIRDQDPADDVVTSPMNQDPIVLLPQEQRDMVIERLNEALDAPYTIRNDQALDPASEFYMDELLAYYDDDLQEVVENHVEIIRLVASENKRQCVETFEPKDKKNQDETELTGDVNYSKLAVYGESDPRAFDYSGAFCNANRGLFSGEELLKLQREFLYDFLHASQEQTIKPKNNPRIDIDQVIVGRTNMPEYREKKGDEKMEAFNDRTKRIDFPYVLEYSEESDIYRKMLRNADVPDMHIEPHTLEMAGLFGVLTRIVEPDGGNITLVQKAKAYNGEIDDGDDVDVKKLREEAESKTDIGEGMEGVSARFIGDEIAEAIMDSTHRGRGYLSPLSVFTHFGENLENHGSIPEDNLERYHRYLEMVREEYKERAIEDVRHALAYDLDEIQRQGEKYMDHVMAYIDDATVQDELTGREQEPDEKFLRSVEEKLDIPEDRKDDFRQEVSNWVSRRAREGQAFDPQDNDRLRRALERKLWEDKKHNINFSALVSANELDDDERNAWVDALVEQGYSRDGAREVLEFAGAEVAKTELEG; encoded by the coding sequence ATGAATGGCGATATCGAAACCCTCGAAGGGCTGAGCAAGCACTACAAAGACTCCGTTCCCGCGGACCTCCGCGAGGCGAAGAGCTTCGGGTGGTACTTAGACGAGGTCTACGAAGAACCCAGAATTGCCCGCAACGCGCACCAGCGCGTCGCAGACATGTTCGACTACTACGGCACCGAGTACGACGAGGACGCCGGGATAGTCGAGTACGAGATGGCCTCGCAGGACCCCATCCACGACGGGGAGAACACCTTCTACGGCCGGGAGGTCCACGAGTCTATCCACGAGTTCGTCAACAAGGTCAAATCGGGCGCCCGCGGACTCGGCCCCGAGAAGCGCATCAAACTCCTCCTCGGACCGGTGGGCTCCGGGAAGTCCCACTTCGACTGGATGGTCCGGCGCTACTTCGAGGACTACACGATGCGCGATGAGGGCCGGATGTACACGTTCCGGTGGACCAACCTCACCGACGTCATCCGCGACCAGGACCCCGCCGACGACGTGGTCACCTCGCCGATGAACCAAGACCCCATCGTGCTCCTCCCGCAGGAGCAACGGGACATGGTCATCGAGCGACTGAACGAGGCGCTGGACGCGCCGTACACCATCCGGAACGACCAGGCGCTCGACCCCGCCTCGGAGTTCTACATGGACGAACTGCTGGCGTACTACGACGACGACCTACAGGAGGTCGTCGAGAACCACGTCGAAATCATCCGGCTGGTCGCGAGCGAGAACAAGCGTCAGTGCGTCGAGACGTTCGAGCCGAAGGACAAGAAGAACCAGGACGAAACGGAACTGACGGGCGACGTCAACTACTCGAAACTGGCCGTCTACGGCGAGTCCGACCCCCGAGCGTTCGACTACTCGGGGGCGTTCTGCAACGCCAACCGCGGGCTGTTCTCCGGGGAGGAACTGCTGAAACTCCAGCGGGAGTTCCTGTACGACTTCCTGCACGCGAGCCAAGAGCAGACGATCAAACCGAAGAACAACCCGCGCATCGACATCGACCAGGTCATCGTCGGCCGGACGAACATGCCGGAGTACCGCGAGAAGAAGGGCGACGAGAAGATGGAGGCGTTCAACGACCGGACCAAACGCATCGACTTCCCGTACGTCCTGGAGTACTCCGAGGAGTCCGACATCTACCGGAAGATGCTCCGGAACGCCGACGTGCCCGACATGCACATCGAACCGCACACCTTGGAGATGGCCGGGTTGTTCGGCGTGCTCACCCGCATCGTCGAACCCGACGGCGGGAACATCACCTTAGTCCAGAAGGCGAAGGCGTACAACGGCGAGATAGACGACGGCGACGACGTCGACGTGAAGAAACTCCGCGAGGAGGCCGAGTCGAAGACGGACATCGGCGAGGGGATGGAGGGCGTCTCCGCTCGCTTCATCGGCGACGAGATAGCCGAGGCCATCATGGACTCGACGCACCGCGGCCGCGGCTACCTCTCGCCGCTGTCGGTGTTCACCCACTTCGGGGAGAACTTGGAGAACCACGGCTCCATCCCCGAGGACAACCTCGAACGCTACCACCGCTATCTGGAGATGGTCCGCGAGGAGTACAAAGAGCGCGCCATCGAGGACGTCCGCCACGCCCTCGCCTACGACTTAGACGAGATTCAGCGGCAGGGCGAGAAGTACATGGACCACGTGATGGCGTACATCGACGACGCCACCGTGCAGGACGAACTTACCGGCCGCGAGCAGGAACCCGACGAGAAGTTCCTGCGCTCCGTCGAGGAGAAACTCGACATCCCCGAGGACCGCAAGGACGACTTCCGACAGGAAGTGTCCAACTGGGTCTCCCGCCGCGCCCGCGAGGGGCAGGCGTTCGACCCGCAGGACAACGACAGACTCCGCCGCGCCCTCGAACGCAAACTCTGGGAGGACAAGAAGCACAACATCAACTTCTCCGCGCTCGTCAGCGCCAACGAACTGGACGACGACGAGCGGAACGCGTGGGTCGACGCCCTCGTCGAACAGGGCTACTCGCGCGACGGGGCGAGAGAGGTGTTAGAGTTCGCCGGCGCGGAGGTGGCAAAGACCGAGTTGGAAGGATAG
- a CDS encoding succinylglutamate desuccinylase/aspartoacylase domain-containing protein, whose amino-acid sequence MRIYELGDGTPEVAVIGSIHGDEPCGARAVERFVAGEPEVQRPVKLIVANEEALDAGVRYLDEDLNRAFPGDSNADTHESRLAADLVREVRGCTTLALHSTQSYAKPFALVGDVGAVSRSICPHLPIDELVETGEFAGGRLIDHAHTVEVECGLQGSADAEENAYWVIRSFLAATGVVSAPIEDEESPITLGTREDDRVTVYRMLERIPKELAETYEVFVNNFELVEEGDRFAAADDRTFTADRPFYPVLLSAYGYEDVFGYAADRVGTLD is encoded by the coding sequence ATGCGAATCTACGAACTCGGGGACGGTACCCCCGAAGTCGCCGTCATCGGTTCGATACACGGCGACGAGCCCTGCGGTGCGCGCGCCGTCGAGCGGTTCGTCGCCGGCGAACCGGAGGTCCAGCGCCCCGTGAAACTCATCGTCGCCAACGAGGAGGCCCTCGACGCCGGCGTTCGATACCTCGACGAGGACCTCAACCGCGCGTTCCCGGGCGACTCGAACGCCGACACCCACGAGAGTCGCCTCGCCGCCGATTTAGTCCGCGAAGTCCGCGGCTGTACGACGCTCGCCCTTCACTCCACGCAGTCGTACGCCAAGCCGTTCGCCCTCGTCGGCGACGTCGGCGCCGTCTCGCGTTCTATCTGTCCCCACCTCCCCATCGACGAACTCGTCGAGACGGGCGAGTTCGCCGGCGGCCGCCTCATCGACCACGCCCACACCGTCGAAGTCGAGTGCGGGCTACAGGGCTCCGCGGACGCCGAGGAGAACGCCTACTGGGTCATCCGGTCGTTCCTCGCCGCCACGGGCGTCGTCTCCGCGCCCATCGAGGACGAGGAGTCGCCGATCACCTTGGGCACGCGCGAGGACGACCGAGTGACGGTGTACCGGATGCTCGAACGCATCCCCAAGGAACTGGCCGAGACGTACGAGGTGTTCGTGAACAACTTCGAACTCGTCGAGGAGGGCGACCGCTTCGCCGCCGCGGACGACCGGACGTTCACCGCCGACAGACCGTTCTACCCGGTGTTGCTCTCGGCGTACGGTTACGAGGACGTGTTCGGCTACGCCGCCGACCGGGTCGGTACGCTCGACTGA
- a CDS encoding UPF0179 family protein has translation MTTVTLIGDRLAEPGTQFVYRGPSSGCEGCPYRKQCLNLESGVRYEVTDVRENAQLLDCAVHDTGVRAVEVEPAPVVANVPAKGAYAGSKSSLAGPCPHTECPSHEYCVPEGAEFDREYRINEVRGDPPHEFCYLDRDLTLVEFAPEGE, from the coding sequence ATGACCACCGTCACCCTCATCGGCGACCGACTCGCCGAACCCGGCACGCAGTTCGTCTACCGCGGTCCCTCCTCCGGATGCGAGGGCTGTCCCTACCGGAAGCAGTGTCTCAACCTCGAATCGGGCGTCCGCTACGAGGTGACCGACGTCCGCGAGAACGCGCAGTTGCTCGACTGCGCCGTCCACGACACCGGCGTTCGAGCGGTGGAGGTCGAACCCGCGCCCGTCGTCGCCAACGTGCCCGCCAAGGGCGCCTACGCGGGGAGCAAATCGAGCCTCGCGGGACCCTGCCCGCACACCGAGTGCCCGAGCCACGAGTACTGCGTCCCCGAGGGCGCGGAGTTCGACCGCGAGTACCGCATCAACGAGGTGCGGGGAGACCCGCCGCACGAGTTCTGCTATCTCGACCGCGACCTGACGCTGGTGGAGTTCGCGCCCGAGGGCGAGTAG
- a CDS encoding DUF63 family protein, producing MATVAERVGVDPERLWGGAALVALVVLVGGSIAFPELVYDRFLWHYFWGPVQADANSAVCAVRSGGVTEYLNSASACAAAAEPVAYPGYTLVSEVGYMLTLLFALTGVVFLMRRLDIGRRRSFFYALLPFMFFGGALRVVEDANDTPGATEALISYPWNALVISPIIYFTVFLITLAAVVVAVALERTGTVPKYERPLFGIGVVVLAVTLGYLLWLAVSGAEGVEFYPQVLVVMLVGATLAAGATWWLIERFAPEINSGTETIGFVIIWGHAVDGVANVVGLDWMTALGAGPNLVPKHPVNQFVVDFTASTLPASVLAVTGDAWPFLLVKLVAATFVVWVFEEGIFEESPRYTMLLLVAVLAVGLGPGTRDMLRATFGV from the coding sequence ATGGCTACGGTTGCAGAGCGCGTCGGCGTGGACCCCGAACGACTGTGGGGCGGCGCAGCGCTCGTCGCCCTCGTCGTCCTCGTCGGCGGCTCTATCGCCTTCCCCGAACTCGTCTACGACCGATTCCTCTGGCACTACTTCTGGGGGCCGGTGCAGGCCGACGCCAACTCGGCGGTCTGCGCCGTCCGCTCCGGCGGCGTCACCGAGTACCTGAACAGCGCCAGCGCCTGCGCCGCGGCGGCCGAACCCGTCGCCTACCCGGGCTACACGCTCGTCTCCGAGGTGGGGTACATGCTGACGCTGCTGTTCGCCCTGACGGGCGTCGTCTTCCTCATGCGCCGTCTCGACATCGGCCGGCGGCGGAGTTTCTTCTACGCCCTCCTGCCGTTCATGTTCTTCGGGGGCGCCCTCCGCGTCGTCGAGGACGCGAACGACACGCCGGGGGCGACGGAGGCGCTCATCTCCTACCCGTGGAACGCGCTCGTCATCAGTCCAATCATCTACTTCACGGTGTTTCTCATCACCCTCGCCGCCGTCGTCGTCGCCGTCGCCCTCGAACGGACGGGGACGGTACCCAAGTACGAGCGACCGCTGTTCGGCATCGGCGTCGTCGTCCTCGCCGTCACCCTCGGCTACCTGCTCTGGCTGGCCGTCTCGGGCGCCGAGGGCGTGGAGTTCTACCCGCAGGTGCTCGTGGTGATGCTCGTCGGCGCGACGCTCGCCGCCGGGGCGACGTGGTGGCTCATCGAGCGGTTCGCGCCGGAGATAAACTCGGGCACCGAGACCATCGGCTTCGTCATCATCTGGGGGCACGCCGTCGACGGCGTGGCCAACGTCGTCGGCCTCGACTGGATGACGGCGCTCGGCGCGGGACCGAACCTCGTTCCCAAACACCCGGTCAACCAGTTCGTCGTCGACTTCACGGCGAGCACGCTTCCCGCCTCCGTCCTCGCCGTCACGGGCGACGCCTGGCCGTTCCTCCTCGTGAAACTCGTCGCCGCGACGTTCGTCGTCTGGGTGTTCGAGGAGGGCATCTTCGAGGAGAGCCCCCGCTACACGATGCTGCTCCTCGTCGCCGTCCTCGCCGTCGGCCTCGGACCGGGGACGCGCGACATGCTCCGCGCGACGTTCGGCGTCTGA
- a CDS encoding DUF309 domain-containing protein, whose amino-acid sequence MDDHTRDPSVAPPLGDPSGWRTDRREWEHATLRRATEHGVRLFNAADYHESHDCFEDEWYNYGRGSTESAFLHGMVQVAAGAYKHFDFEDDGGMRSLFATALNYLNGTPSDFYGVDVDDVRETLRAALDDPTVLHGWQIALDGERTTAYPADYEYVERLEH is encoded by the coding sequence ATGGACGACCACACCCGCGACCCGAGCGTCGCGCCGCCGCTCGGCGACCCGTCCGGGTGGCGGACCGACCGCCGCGAGTGGGAGCACGCGACGCTCCGCCGCGCCACCGAACACGGCGTGCGCCTGTTCAACGCCGCCGACTACCACGAATCCCACGACTGCTTCGAGGACGAGTGGTACAACTACGGCCGGGGGTCGACGGAGAGCGCGTTCCTCCACGGGATGGTACAGGTCGCCGCGGGCGCGTACAAGCACTTCGACTTCGAGGACGACGGCGGTATGCGCTCGCTGTTCGCGACGGCACTGAACTACCTGAACGGAACGCCCTCGGACTTCTACGGCGTCGACGTCGACGACGTCCGCGAGACGCTCCGGGCGGCGCTCGACGACCCGACGGTGCTGCACGGCTGGCAGATAGCGCTCGACGGCGAACGGACGACGGCCTACCCCGCCGACTACGAGTACGTCGAGCGACTCGAACACTGA
- a CDS encoding YcaO-like family protein gives MTTHDIALVGSGPAAEAVRAALADCDAAATETTPDGVDGESALAVVVAPAGADAPRTVDGSADHLVVVELGGVGGVPVPALDAAVSVFSGETRYADLRTRVAATTEAEGSPSGDRSAVRFAGALAGRRAVALLTGDESVAGTVAEVAGTGVAAERPVLPIPDPTDRDREVGREYRDVSVDDALARAERALDDRTGLVAQVGERESFPVPYYLAQTTDTRGFSDARAAEFAAGVDADWDASFMKALGEALERYCAGVYRSSEFTVAPERTRARPVSPSRFVRPESYRAPDSEEPIPWVDGEHLATGDDVSVPAEFVHHPPPDARHKPPITTGLGLGNSGAEALLSGLYEVLERDATMLSWYSSFDPLALDVDDEGYRRLAKRARAEDLTATALLVTQDVDVPVVAAAVHREGEWPRFAAGSDASLDPADAARSALAEALQNWMELRAMGPEQSAAEEGAIGEYADFPAAARRFVDAGTAVPAESVAPDEVPTGEGELAAVLERVGDAGLDAYAVRTTTEDVAGLGFEAVRVLIPEAQPLFQGDPFFGERAEAVPAELGFRAELDRPYHPFP, from the coding sequence GTGACAACGCACGACATCGCACTCGTCGGGAGCGGTCCGGCCGCCGAGGCGGTCCGGGCGGCCCTCGCGGACTGCGACGCCGCCGCGACGGAGACGACGCCCGACGGCGTCGACGGCGAGAGCGCCCTCGCGGTGGTCGTCGCCCCCGCCGGCGCCGACGCGCCGCGGACCGTCGACGGGAGCGCAGACCACCTCGTCGTCGTCGAACTCGGCGGCGTCGGCGGCGTTCCCGTGCCCGCCCTCGACGCCGCCGTCTCCGTCTTCTCCGGGGAGACGCGCTACGCCGACCTGCGGACGAGGGTCGCCGCCACGACGGAGGCAGAGGGGTCGCCCTCCGGCGACCGGAGCGCGGTCCGGTTCGCGGGCGCCCTCGCGGGCCGCCGGGCCGTCGCCCTCCTGACCGGTGACGAGTCCGTCGCGGGGACCGTCGCGGAGGTGGCCGGCACCGGCGTCGCCGCCGAGCGACCCGTCCTCCCCATCCCCGACCCGACCGACCGGGACCGGGAGGTCGGACGCGAGTATCGGGACGTCTCCGTCGACGACGCCCTCGCCCGGGCCGAACGCGCCCTCGACGACCGGACGGGCCTCGTCGCGCAGGTGGGCGAGCGCGAATCGTTCCCCGTCCCGTACTATCTCGCCCAGACGACGGACACGCGCGGATTCAGCGACGCCCGGGCGGCCGAGTTCGCCGCCGGCGTCGACGCCGACTGGGACGCCTCGTTCATGAAGGCGCTGGGGGAGGCGCTCGAACGCTACTGCGCCGGCGTCTATCGGTCCTCGGAGTTCACCGTCGCCCCCGAACGAACCCGCGCCCGACCCGTCTCACCGTCGCGGTTCGTCCGTCCCGAGAGCTACCGGGCGCCCGACTCCGAGGAGCCGATTCCCTGGGTCGACGGCGAACACCTCGCCACCGGCGACGACGTCTCCGTGCCCGCCGAGTTCGTCCACCACCCGCCGCCGGACGCGCGGCACAAACCGCCCATCACGACGGGGTTGGGTCTGGGTAACTCCGGCGCCGAGGCGCTGTTGTCGGGGCTCTACGAGGTGCTGGAGCGCGACGCGACGATGCTGTCGTGGTACTCCTCGTTCGACCCGCTGGCGCTGGACGTCGACGACGAGGGATACCGTAGACTCGCCAAGCGCGCCCGCGCGGAGGACCTGACGGCGACGGCGCTGTTGGTCACGCAGGACGTCGACGTGCCCGTCGTCGCCGCGGCGGTGCACCGGGAGGGCGAGTGGCCGCGGTTCGCGGCGGGGTCCGACGCGTCGCTCGACCCGGCGGACGCCGCGCGGTCGGCCCTCGCGGAGGCGCTCCAGAACTGGATGGAACTCAGGGCGATGGGGCCCGAGCAGTCGGCCGCCGAGGAGGGGGCGATAGGCGAGTACGCCGACTTCCCGGCGGCGGCCCGGCGCTTCGTGGACGCGGGAACGGCGGTGCCCGCCGAGAGCGTCGCCCCCGACGAGGTGCCGACCGGGGAAGGCGAACTCGCGGCCGTCCTCGAACGCGTCGGCGACGCCGGACTCGACGCTTACGCCGTCCGGACGACCACGGAGGACGTGGCCGGACTCGGGTTCGAGGCCGTCCGCGTGCTGATACCCGAGGCGCAACCGCTGTTCCAAGGCGACCCGTTCTTCGGAGAGCGAGCGGAGGCGGTGCCGGCGGAACTGGGGTTCCGGGCGGAGTTGGACCGGCCGTACCACCCGTTCCCCTGA
- the tbsP gene encoding transcriptional regulator TbsP — protein MTISSNMLTEGVEDILRTVLDSGTGEVLVVDPTRDVIDTLVAVASEYDDDLPETKLVADEAILKEVMDDFIVASNAADLVEGGSLSMRTSGDRAENALLITEEAVVSLVTAGDHVAGLVTTDEEFVEAARGTYTTMWEEAPEYKLRTPPITRVRASLEQEISPNAKTDFDAVLSSLQTARGDGDGLDEVTISLLVAAKNEVLLYDISKWGEDVGIASKATFSRTKTKLEEMGLIDTEKVPIDVGRPRLRLKLGDDRLVNSGPDQLAGVAQSLLT, from the coding sequence ATGACTATCAGCTCGAATATGCTCACAGAGGGGGTCGAGGACATCCTTCGAACGGTTCTCGACTCGGGCACGGGTGAGGTACTAGTGGTCGATCCGACGCGGGACGTCATCGACACGCTGGTCGCCGTCGCCTCCGAATACGACGACGACCTTCCGGAGACGAAGTTGGTCGCCGACGAGGCGATACTGAAGGAGGTCATGGACGACTTCATCGTCGCGAGCAACGCGGCCGACCTCGTCGAGGGGGGGTCGCTGTCGATGCGGACCTCCGGCGACCGAGCGGAGAACGCCCTCCTCATCACCGAGGAAGCCGTCGTCTCCCTCGTCACCGCCGGCGACCACGTCGCCGGTCTGGTGACGACCGACGAGGAGTTCGTCGAGGCCGCCCGCGGCACCTACACCACCATGTGGGAGGAGGCGCCGGAGTACAAACTCCGAACCCCGCCCATCACGCGGGTGCGCGCCAGCCTCGAACAGGAGATCAGTCCGAACGCCAAGACGGACTTCGACGCCGTCCTCTCGTCGCTGCAGACGGCGCGCGGCGACGGCGACGGCCTCGACGAGGTGACCATCAGCCTCCTCGTCGCCGCGAAGAACGAGGTGCTGCTCTACGACATCTCGAAGTGGGGCGAGGACGTCGGCATCGCCTCGAAGGCGACGTTCTCCCGAACGAAGACCAAACTCGAAGAGATGGGTCTCATCGACACCGAGAAGGTTCCCATCGACGTCGGTCGGCCGCGCCTCCGCCTCAAACTCGGCGACGACCGACTCGTCAACTCCGGCCCCGACCAACTCGCGGGCGTCGCGCAGAGCCTCCTGACGTAG
- a CDS encoding Lrp/AsnC family transcriptional regulator — translation MELDETDRAILRILQADARTPFSEIARRIDMSSATVHDRVGRLEDAGVIEGYHAKVDPRKVGYGTSALVGLRVEQGREENALERLREIDGVTEVHLTTGEWDVMLRVYAEDTDALRDLMFDEVAEMEGFARSQTMVILGTDFDDPSLPV, via the coding sequence ATGGAACTCGACGAAACGGACCGCGCCATCCTCCGAATCCTGCAGGCGGACGCCCGGACGCCATTCAGCGAGATAGCGCGGCGCATCGACATGTCGAGCGCGACGGTCCACGACCGGGTCGGCCGGTTGGAGGACGCGGGGGTCATCGAGGGCTACCACGCGAAGGTGGACCCGCGGAAGGTCGGCTACGGCACGTCGGCGCTCGTCGGACTGCGCGTCGAGCAGGGCCGCGAGGAGAACGCCCTCGAACGCCTGCGGGAGATAGACGGCGTCACGGAGGTCCACCTCACGACGGGCGAGTGGGACGTGATGCTGCGCGTGTACGCCGAGGACACGGACGCGCTCCGCGACCTCATGTTCGACGAAGTCGCCGAGATGGAGGGATTCGCCCGGTCGCAGACGATGGTCATCCTCGGGACGGACTTCGACGACCCGTCGCTGCCGGTGTAA
- a CDS encoding DUF5820 family protein has translation MSDDAADDPEASATDSVSESKAEAEAAPEGWTVWNDEPGGRRILAYRPDVFNEGNFHAAYLPTVFVWNGSRANRPGASQIRTETWHAVLRLEPDVEGPVEEFDAREAAIESGNELARRFADGEVEYRELYQVPPEAYLDKLDELTGRAGDETDE, from the coding sequence ATGAGCGACGACGCGGCCGACGACCCGGAGGCGTCGGCGACGGATTCGGTATCGGAGTCGAAAGCGGAGGCGGAGGCGGCGCCCGAAGGGTGGACGGTGTGGAACGACGAACCCGGCGGCCGGCGCATCCTCGCCTACCGGCCGGACGTGTTCAACGAGGGCAACTTCCACGCGGCGTACCTGCCGACTGTGTTCGTCTGGAACGGCTCCCGGGCGAACCGACCGGGCGCCTCACAGATCCGGACCGAGACGTGGCACGCCGTGCTCCGACTCGAACCGGACGTGGAGGGACCCGTCGAGGAGTTCGACGCGCGCGAGGCGGCCATCGAGAGCGGGAACGAACTCGCGCGGCGGTTCGCCGACGGCGAGGTAGAGTATCGAGAACTGTACCAGGTGCCGCCGGAGGCGTACCTGGACAAACTGGACGAACTCACCGGTCGGGCGGGCGACGAGACGGACGAGTAA